From Paenibacillus sp. PK3_47, the proteins below share one genomic window:
- a CDS encoding M23 family metallopeptidase — MKSQPDHNRITLLVVREAGRPVRQLQLSKPLALVLPAAAALSISSLVTSMHFHASRSIAELEAEAAALSLTNLRMEMKAQDKDQALQQLRGQVTELSEEAESIKDKLKSVNELEQQLQSLIDKETEASSGSGANKQTSLKTAPAPLSGTTAAVTGSIAASQVGGEYIAVYPEDHLALLRETRDDFEEIRSMLDEMMSSIATTITRAEQAGRAEEQLQAKQALAEQRRLAPAVIWPTQSKTITSSFGYRSDPFKGTSAYHSGIDIAGSIGDPIYAAMGGTVTASDQMGARGKYIIIEHSNGLETWYMHLNSMTVSAGDKVSKGEKIGTLGNTGRSTGPHLHFQVVKQNKAVNPLNYVEP; from the coding sequence ATGAAAAGTCAGCCAGATCATAACCGGATCACGCTGCTTGTCGTCCGTGAAGCCGGACGGCCGGTCAGACAGCTTCAGCTGTCCAAACCGCTAGCCCTGGTCCTCCCGGCCGCTGCCGCCCTGTCCATCTCCAGTCTGGTCACTTCCATGCACTTTCATGCCTCCCGCTCCATTGCCGAGCTGGAAGCTGAAGCAGCAGCACTCTCATTAACCAATCTCCGCATGGAGATGAAGGCCCAGGATAAGGATCAGGCACTGCAGCAGCTCCGCGGCCAGGTGACCGAGCTGTCGGAGGAGGCGGAGAGCATCAAAGACAAGCTGAAAAGCGTCAATGAGCTGGAACAGCAGCTGCAGTCGCTGATTGACAAGGAGACGGAAGCCTCCTCCGGGTCAGGAGCGAATAAGCAGACCTCATTAAAAACAGCACCAGCTCCGTTATCCGGGACAACTGCAGCGGTGACGGGCAGTATTGCCGCGTCCCAGGTCGGCGGCGAATATATCGCCGTCTATCCGGAGGATCATCTGGCGCTGCTCCGGGAAACCAGAGATGATTTCGAGGAGATCCGCAGTATGCTTGATGAGATGATGAGCAGCATAGCCACAACGATCACACGGGCTGAGCAGGCTGGTCGGGCTGAGGAGCAGCTTCAAGCCAAGCAGGCCCTTGCTGAACAAAGACGGCTGGCACCGGCTGTAATCTGGCCTACACAGTCCAAGACCATCACTTCAAGCTTCGGCTACCGCTCAGATCCCTTTAAAGGTACCTCAGCCTATCATTCCGGCATTGATATTGCCGGCAGTATCGGGGATCCCATATATGCGGCCATGGGAGGAACGGTTACCGCCTCCGATCAGATGGGAGCCAGAGGCAAATACATCATCATCGAGCATTCAAACGGTCTGGAAACCTGGTACATGCATTTGAACAGCATGACGGTATCAGCCGGAGACAAGGTAAGCAAAGGCGAGAAGATCGGTACGCTCGGCAATACCGGACGCAGTACCGGACCGCATCTTCATTTTCAGGTAGTGAAGCAGAATAAGGCCGTAAATCCTTTGAATTATGTGGAACCGTAA
- the cls gene encoding cardiolipin synthase → MTIFAIILCLFILQIAIILLLEFKRPQRALAWLFLSFCFPPAGLLFYFFMGRDYWQRTRIGKRCTPLLSGIRNHLAGKIHIIGSAGDSGNPELEYHKGLFKLFSGLAEIPVTGRNSCRVLWSGREAFEDMLALMEEAREHIHLEFYIFRDDDIGERFREVMIRKARQGVKVRMLCDGLGSHGLSPAFIRTLKKAGVEVHIFLPPLTSLLERRFNYRNHRKIMVVDGLVGFTGGMNVGDDYMGKDPKRGYWRDTHLRLEGDAVYHLQYIFLKDWRLAAGDILSHPRFFPVHSCSGREAVLIVPSGPDGDVDASQELYFAALCSARHRIWITSPYFIPDPPICRALKNAALSGVDIRIIIPAVPDNKLVYQASLSYLENLQDAGVKFYRYTKGFMHSKMILVDSVLATVGSANLDMRSFYSNFELTAVLFSPERISSLAAGFEKDLHHSEYIDPENFMKRSKNVKLIQGLCQLFSPLL, encoded by the coding sequence TTGACGATATTCGCAATTATTCTTTGTCTTTTTATTCTGCAGATCGCCATCATTTTACTGCTGGAGTTCAAACGTCCGCAAAGAGCGCTGGCCTGGCTGTTCCTGTCCTTTTGCTTTCCTCCTGCAGGGCTGCTGTTCTATTTTTTTATGGGGAGGGATTATTGGCAGCGCACCCGTATCGGCAAACGGTGTACTCCGCTTCTAAGCGGAATCCGCAATCATCTGGCCGGAAAAATTCATATTATCGGCAGTGCCGGGGATAGCGGAAATCCTGAGCTTGAATATCATAAAGGGCTGTTTAAGCTGTTTTCGGGGCTGGCAGAAATTCCGGTTACAGGCCGCAACAGCTGCAGAGTGCTCTGGAGCGGGCGGGAGGCCTTTGAGGATATGCTGGCACTCATGGAAGAGGCGCGGGAGCACATCCATTTGGAGTTTTATATTTTCCGGGATGATGATATCGGGGAAAGGTTCCGGGAAGTTATGATCCGCAAGGCACGCCAGGGAGTAAAGGTGCGTATGCTGTGTGATGGTCTGGGCAGCCATGGCCTTAGTCCGGCGTTCATCCGTACTCTGAAGAAGGCTGGCGTAGAGGTCCATATTTTCCTGCCGCCGCTAACCTCGCTGCTGGAACGCCGCTTTAACTACAGGAATCACCGCAAAATTATGGTTGTAGATGGTCTGGTCGGTTTTACCGGAGGGATGAATGTAGGCGATGATTATATGGGCAAAGATCCAAAGCGGGGCTACTGGCGCGATACCCATCTTCGTCTGGAAGGGGATGCCGTGTATCATCTTCAGTATATTTTTCTCAAAGACTGGCGGCTGGCAGCCGGTGATATCCTGAGCCACCCGCGGTTCTTTCCTGTCCACAGCTGCTCCGGCAGGGAGGCCGTGCTGATTGTTCCCAGCGGTCCGGATGGCGACGTAGACGCTTCCCAGGAGTTGTATTTTGCCGCCCTGTGTTCAGCAAGACACCGCATCTGGATTACCTCTCCGTATTTCATACCCGATCCGCCGATATGCCGCGCCCTTAAAAATGCTGCGCTCAGCGGAGTCGATATCCGAATCATCATTCCGGCTGTTCCGGACAACAAGCTGGTGTATCAGGCTTCATTATCCTATCTGGAGAACCTGCAGGATGCCGGCGTGAAGTTTTACCGGTACACCAAGGGCTTTATGCATTCCAAAATGATCCTTGTGGACAGCGTGCTGGCTACGGTCGGAAGTGCAAACCTCGATATGCGCAGCTTTTATTCCAACTTCGAGCTGACAGCGGTGCTGTTCAGTCCGGAGCGGATAAGCTCGCTTGCTGCGGGCTTTGAAAAGGATCTTCATCATAGTGAGTATATAGACCCGGAAAATTTCATGAAAAGGAGCAAAAATGTCAAGCTGATTCAAGGGCTGTGTCAGCTGTTTTCACCGCTTTTATGA
- a CDS encoding YitT family protein: MTVSGEVFTSEEQKKLQKAGSAKIARLRLAQRIVMMVLGATMMSVALEIFLVPNELIDGGITGISIMLSHIFHIPLGILLTLLNLPFLIIGYKQIGKTFALSTLFAVVIMSIGTQLLHPVHPITVEPLLAAVFGGVILGVGVGLVVRYGGSLDGTEIVAILVAKKLPFSVGEVVMFFNFFILSGAGFVFGWNNAMFSLIAYYIAFKMIDITLEGLDQSKSVWIISDKFRDIGEALTERLGRGVTYLDGEGGFSGDNKKVIFVVITRLEEAKLKSIVEDWDSDAFIAIGNIHDVKGGRFKKKSIH, encoded by the coding sequence ATGACTGTAAGCGGGGAAGTCTTTACAAGTGAGGAGCAGAAGAAGCTGCAGAAAGCAGGATCAGCGAAGATAGCGAGACTGCGGCTGGCCCAGCGGATCGTTATGATGGTACTGGGTGCCACAATGATGTCTGTTGCGCTGGAGATTTTTCTTGTTCCCAATGAGCTGATTGACGGCGGCATAACCGGTATATCCATTATGCTATCACATATTTTTCACATTCCTCTCGGCATTCTGCTGACCCTGCTCAACCTTCCGTTTCTGATCATCGGTTATAAGCAGATCGGCAAAACCTTTGCCTTATCCACTTTATTTGCCGTAGTCATCATGTCTATCGGCACCCAGCTGCTCCATCCTGTGCATCCCATCACGGTAGAACCGCTGCTCGCCGCTGTATTCGGCGGTGTCATTCTCGGCGTCGGGGTCGGGCTCGTGGTAAGATACGGGGGATCGCTTGACGGTACGGAGATTGTCGCCATTCTGGTGGCCAAGAAGCTGCCGTTCTCTGTCGGTGAAGTAGTCATGTTCTTCAACTTCTTTATTTTGTCCGGAGCAGGATTTGTATTCGGATGGAACAATGCCATGTTCTCCCTGATTGCGTATTACATCGCTTTTAAAATGATTGATATCACGCTTGAAGGACTGGATCAGTCCAAATCGGTATGGATTATCAGCGACAAATTCCGCGATATCGGCGAGGCGCTTACAGAGCGACTGGGACGCGGCGTTACTTATCTTGATGGGGAAGGCGGATTTTCCGGCGACAACAAGAAGGTAATATTCGTAGTTATTACTCGGCTTGAAGAAGCCAAGCTGAAGTCTATTGTTGAGGACTGGGACTCAGACGCTTTTATCGCCATTGGCAATATTCATGATGTCAAAGGCGGCCGGTTCAAGAAAAAATCAATCCACTAG
- the ligD gene encoding non-homologous end-joining DNA ligase — MPATIKGSITVDGQELAITNPDKPLWPEAGITKKIYLQKLAALSPFLLRYCRDRLLTVIRYPHGVSGMSFYQKNAPHPLPEFVKTAVHENITYIMLQGLPELIWLGNLAALEFHPSLHYAGSVLPCEWMIDLDPSLEIEPRIMEAASIVGEVLRSLGLQSVPKTSGATGVQIIVPIRQGITFDELRKIGHLVGRFVTEKRPDLFTLERLKKHRGDKIYFDYLQHYAGKTLAAPYTPRARPLATVSTPLLWEEVERNVSPADYTLLNIEERLNVMGDLIAKLPPQPVENIVANLP, encoded by the coding sequence ATGCCGGCAACCATTAAAGGTTCCATTACGGTAGACGGGCAAGAGCTTGCCATTACGAATCCCGATAAGCCCCTATGGCCCGAAGCAGGCATTACCAAAAAAATATATCTGCAGAAGCTGGCCGCGCTTTCCCCCTTCCTGCTGCGTTACTGCCGGGACCGGCTGCTGACAGTGATCCGCTATCCCCATGGGGTATCAGGCATGTCTTTTTATCAGAAAAACGCACCGCATCCGCTGCCCGAATTTGTAAAGACAGCTGTTCATGAGAATATTACCTATATTATGCTGCAGGGGCTGCCCGAACTCATCTGGCTCGGAAATTTGGCTGCACTGGAGTTCCATCCTTCTCTGCATTATGCCGGAAGCGTGCTTCCCTGTGAATGGATGATCGATCTTGATCCTTCCCTTGAGATTGAACCGCGGATTATGGAAGCAGCCTCCATTGTCGGGGAAGTGCTCAGATCACTGGGGCTGCAGTCTGTGCCAAAAACATCCGGGGCGACCGGTGTCCAGATTATCGTTCCCATCAGGCAGGGAATCACCTTTGACGAGCTGCGCAAAATCGGGCATTTGGTCGGCCGGTTCGTCACCGAGAAACGTCCCGATCTTTTTACGCTGGAACGGCTGAAAAAACACCGCGGCGACAAAATTTATTTTGATTATCTGCAGCATTACGCCGGCAAAACCCTGGCTGCCCCTTATACGCCGCGTGCTCGTCCGCTCGCAACGGTATCCACTCCCCTCTTGTGGGAGGAGGTGGAGCGCAATGTCTCTCCTGCAGATTATACACTGCTGAATATTGAAGAACGTCTGAACGTGATGGGCGATCTGATTGCCAAGCTTCCGCCCCAGCCGGTCGAGAATATCGTCGCCAATCTTCCGTAA
- a CDS encoding DNA ligase — protein sequence MKLQPVVPFEPVLASCLPSGSEWIAQIKWDGVRMLSYYDGSSLELINRRGNRRTLQYPELTVPGDYCRADSFILDGEVIALSGGKPSFHEVMRRDSLKNGAAIKAAMPQVPVLYMIFDMLYCNGLWLLDQPLSRRQQFLNEMLLPHPHVQNVPSYANPEELFTAARNGGLEGIVCKDITSTYTAGGKDKRWLKRKVISDVTAVAGGVTYRDGIVNALLFGLYDDGGRLHYIGHAGAGKMTAADWRNLTARAEMLKVPQMPFTAVPGRSKDAVWIQPELVFKLHFLEWNPSGTMRQPVIQALVELPPLSCRLDQKA from the coding sequence GTGAAGCTGCAGCCTGTCGTTCCCTTTGAACCAGTCCTGGCTTCCTGTCTTCCTTCCGGCAGCGAGTGGATCGCCCAGATCAAATGGGACGGTGTCCGGATGCTTTCTTATTATGACGGCAGCAGCCTTGAGCTGATTAACCGCCGCGGCAACCGCCGGACGCTGCAGTATCCCGAGCTTACGGTGCCCGGTGATTACTGCCGGGCAGACTCTTTCATTCTGGACGGTGAGGTCATTGCGCTCAGCGGCGGTAAGCCTTCATTTCACGAGGTGATGCGCCGGGACAGCCTGAAGAACGGGGCGGCGATCAAAGCGGCTATGCCGCAGGTTCCGGTGCTCTATATGATTTTTGATATGCTGTACTGCAACGGTCTGTGGCTGCTGGACCAGCCCTTGTCGCGGCGGCAGCAGTTCCTGAACGAGATGCTGCTGCCGCATCCCCATGTGCAGAATGTACCGAGTTACGCTAATCCCGAAGAGCTGTTCACCGCTGCACGGAACGGCGGCCTGGAGGGAATTGTCTGCAAGGACATTACCAGCACATACACAGCCGGGGGCAAAGATAAACGCTGGCTGAAACGCAAGGTTATCTCCGATGTGACCGCCGTAGCGGGAGGAGTCACCTACCGGGACGGGATTGTGAATGCGCTGCTCTTTGGACTGTATGACGACGGGGGCAGACTGCATTATATCGGACATGCCGGCGCCGGCAAAATGACAGCTGCAGACTGGCGGAATCTGACTGCCCGGGCAGAAATGCTTAAGGTTCCGCAGATGCCTTTTACTGCCGTACCGGGCCGCAGCAAGGATGCCGTCTGGATTCAGCCCGAGCTTGTGTTCAAGCTTCACTTTCTGGAATGGAATCCTTCGGGGACGATGCGCCAGCCTGTGATCCAGGCACTCGTTGAGCTGCCGCCGCTCTCCTGCCGTCTGGATCAAAAGGCATAA
- a CDS encoding Ku protein: protein MHTVWKGAISFGLVHVPVKMFSATEDKDISLRYIHKECGSPLSYVRKCPVCEKEVTWEEIGKGYEYEKGKFVLFDKEEIDQLTEQSSKNITILDFVDLTEIDPIYFQKTYYLSPDQAGTNAYRLLMEAMRQTGKIGIAKISIRSKSSLAAIRVLEDCLAIETIFYPDEVRPVSQVPGLPEAGIVSDKELEMAKLLISQLSTPFEPAKYTDDYRQRMLDLISHKIAGEEFHIAPARQENNVIDLMAALQASIQAVQHIPTDPGTPLPGTTANPAAPAAKKKTTRTKKTAAPAGTAVLDEATGPIPVIAPKPKRRSAKSKETVS, encoded by the coding sequence ATGCATACCGTCTGGAAAGGCGCCATCAGCTTCGGACTCGTCCACGTACCCGTCAAAATGTTCTCCGCCACAGAAGACAAAGACATTTCACTGCGTTACATCCATAAGGAATGCGGCAGTCCGCTGTCGTATGTCCGCAAGTGTCCCGTATGTGAAAAAGAAGTCACCTGGGAAGAAATCGGCAAGGGCTATGAGTATGAGAAAGGGAAGTTTGTCCTGTTCGACAAAGAGGAAATTGACCAGCTCACTGAACAGAGCAGCAAGAACATTACGATTCTGGATTTTGTGGATTTGACCGAAATTGACCCGATTTATTTTCAAAAAACCTATTATTTGTCCCCTGACCAGGCGGGCACCAATGCTTACCGGCTCCTGATGGAGGCGATGCGGCAGACGGGCAAGATCGGTATTGCCAAAATCTCCATCCGCTCCAAAAGCAGCCTCGCTGCAATACGTGTATTAGAGGATTGTCTGGCGATTGAGACGATTTTTTATCCCGATGAGGTTCGTCCCGTCTCACAGGTTCCCGGTCTGCCGGAAGCAGGCATCGTCAGCGATAAGGAGCTGGAGATGGCCAAACTGCTGATCTCCCAGCTGTCCACACCGTTCGAGCCGGCCAAATACACTGACGACTACCGCCAGAGGATGCTGGATCTGATCTCACACAAAATTGCCGGAGAGGAATTCCACATTGCCCCTGCCCGCCAGGAAAACAATGTAATTGATCTGATGGCTGCTCTGCAGGCCAGCATCCAGGCTGTCCAGCATATTCCTACGGATCCAGGCACTCCGCTGCCCGGTACCACTGCTAATCCGGCTGCGCCTGCGGCCAAGAAAAAGACAACCCGGACCAAAAAAACCGCCGCCCCTGCGGGAACAGCGGTGCTTGATGAAGCAACAGGCCCCATTCCGGTCATTGCCCCGAAACCGAAACGGCGCAGCGCCAAGAGCAAGGAAACGGTGTCCTAG
- a CDS encoding H-type small acid-soluble spore protein yields MDVKRAKDIYASKEMIAVHLDGEPVWIEHVDADNGMATVQVGSRPTNVHTVGVERLEEQKS; encoded by the coding sequence ATGGACGTGAAACGCGCAAAGGATATCTATGCCTCCAAGGAAATGATCGCTGTACATCTCGATGGTGAACCGGTCTGGATAGAGCATGTGGATGCGGACAACGGGATGGCAACTGTGCAGGTAGGCTCCCGCCCGACCAATGTGCACACTGTAGGTGTAGAGCGGCTGGAGGAGCAGAAGAGCTAG
- a CDS encoding multidrug resistance efflux transporter family protein — translation MRPLILGVCSALFFAVTFVLNRRMELSGGSWAWSASLRYLFTLPFLLAIVAGRGRLKPLLAAMKNRPAAWILWGTVGFGLFYAPICFAAAYAPGWLTAGTWQITIISGSLLAPLFGEWISSPSGPVYRRGRIPLRGLGLSLIILTGVALLQAEHAKELSASQVLLGIVPVLIASFAYPLGNRKMMELCGGRLDVFQRILGMTMASLPFWLLLGLYGLADSGLPSPSQMGQSLIVALSSGIIATVLFFRATEMVRDNMSGLAAVEATQSLEVLFALSGEMLILSTPMPSLLSWSGIAVIITGMALHSLFSPRTGSESQVTAGGPKEALPLSADRNG, via the coding sequence GTGCGTCCCCTTATACTTGGTGTGTGTTCGGCGCTGTTTTTTGCGGTAACGTTTGTACTTAACCGGCGGATGGAGCTGTCGGGAGGAAGCTGGGCCTGGAGCGCCTCGCTCCGGTACTTGTTCACGCTGCCGTTTCTGCTGGCGATTGTGGCTGGCCGGGGCAGGCTGAAGCCGCTGCTGGCTGCAATGAAGAACCGTCCCGCGGCCTGGATTTTGTGGGGAACTGTAGGTTTCGGCTTGTTCTATGCCCCGATCTGCTTCGCTGCAGCTTATGCCCCGGGCTGGCTGACTGCCGGCACGTGGCAGATTACGATCATATCCGGATCACTGCTTGCCCCGCTGTTCGGGGAATGGATAAGCAGTCCTTCCGGTCCGGTCTACAGACGCGGGCGTATTCCGCTGCGCGGTCTCGGGCTGTCGCTGATTATTTTGACCGGTGTGGCTCTGCTTCAGGCAGAACATGCGAAGGAGCTGTCTGCTTCACAAGTTTTGCTCGGTATTGTTCCGGTACTTATTGCTTCCTTCGCGTATCCGCTCGGTAACCGCAAAATGATGGAGTTATGCGGCGGCCGGCTGGATGTGTTCCAGCGTATTCTCGGGATGACTATGGCCAGTCTGCCGTTCTGGCTGCTGCTTGGGCTGTACGGCCTGGCGGACAGCGGCTTGCCGTCTCCCTCCCAGATGGGGCAGTCATTAATTGTGGCTCTGTCATCCGGCATTATCGCCACTGTGCTGTTCTTCCGCGCGACAGAGATGGTGAGGGACAACATGAGCGGGCTTGCCGCCGTAGAGGCTACCCAGTCGCTGGAAGTGCTGTTTGCCTTATCGGGAGAAATGCTGATTTTGTCTACGCCTATGCCCTCGCTGCTCTCCTGGTCGGGAATAGCTGTAATTATCACCGGGATGGCGCTGCACAGCCTGTTCTCCCCGCGGACGGGAAGTGAATCTCAAGTGACGGCAGGCGGGCCAAAAGAGGCTTTACCGCTTTCAGCGGACAGGAACGGATAG
- the tsaE gene encoding tRNA (adenosine(37)-N6)-threonylcarbamoyltransferase complex ATPase subunit type 1 TsaE, producing the protein MFTYRSYSLQDTEQLAAAVAAASAPGMVIGLNGDLGAGKTAFSQCYARHLGVEGIVNSPTFTIIKEYQGRLPLYHMDVYRISAMEADELGLEEYFYGQGVCLVEWSSIITELMPPGHLNIYMKTAGPEERLITVTGTGEPYGEVCRALSQKWGKDK; encoded by the coding sequence GTGTTTACATACCGTTCTTACAGCCTGCAGGATACGGAACAGCTGGCTGCTGCTGTCGCTGCCGCATCTGCGCCCGGCATGGTGATCGGCCTGAACGGTGATCTGGGTGCGGGCAAAACGGCGTTCTCGCAATGCTACGCCCGTCATTTGGGCGTAGAGGGGATCGTGAACAGTCCTACTTTTACAATTATCAAGGAATATCAGGGCCGTCTGCCGCTCTATCATATGGATGTGTACCGGATATCTGCTATGGAAGCGGACGAGCTGGGGCTGGAAGAGTATTTTTACGGGCAGGGCGTCTGTCTGGTGGAATGGAGCAGTATTATTACAGAGCTGATGCCGCCGGGGCATCTGAATATATACATGAAAACGGCCGGGCCGGAGGAACGGCTTATTACAGTGACCGGAACCGGGGAGCCTTACGGTGAGGTCTGCCGGGCGCTTAGCCAGAAGTGGGGTAAAGATAAATGA
- the tsaB gene encoding tRNA (adenosine(37)-N6)-threonylcarbamoyltransferase complex dimerization subunit type 1 TsaB, giving the protein MSNQNNEPRKRLLALDTSTAVLGVAVLEDGNLLHEINASGERNHSVHLLPIIQQALQASGTTSGMLSGITVGIGPGSYTGTRIAVTAAKTLAWAWKVPVAGVSSLHALAWGGYNAAARQAVEAADGAAGISGSGPDWVIPLLDARRGQAYTALFTVEGDQAPRRLEPDAIRLMADWVVDLEARLQQAEEEGVKPGTIWFVGETSVHGSSERLAPLAEHVSVRAVPYELEGRWAGFLAGERLLTESDDLHGLIPNYTQLSEAEANLRRSSEGGGTKL; this is encoded by the coding sequence ATGAGTAATCAAAATAATGAGCCGCGCAAGCGGCTTTTGGCGCTGGATACATCGACGGCCGTTCTTGGAGTTGCCGTTCTGGAGGACGGTAATCTTCTGCACGAGATTAATGCATCGGGAGAGCGGAACCACTCGGTTCATCTGCTCCCAATTATTCAGCAGGCGCTGCAGGCTTCTGGAACAACCTCCGGTATGCTTAGCGGAATTACTGTCGGCATCGGCCCCGGTTCTTATACGGGAACGCGGATTGCGGTTACAGCGGCCAAAACCTTGGCCTGGGCATGGAAAGTGCCTGTAGCAGGCGTATCCAGTCTGCATGCGCTGGCTTGGGGCGGTTATAATGCTGCTGCCCGGCAAGCGGTGGAAGCTGCGGATGGGGCAGCCGGGATAAGCGGGAGCGGTCCGGACTGGGTCATTCCGCTGCTTGATGCCCGCCGTGGACAGGCCTACACGGCGCTGTTCACTGTAGAGGGCGATCAGGCGCCGCGCCGTCTTGAGCCTGATGCCATCCGTCTGATGGCTGACTGGGTGGTGGATCTGGAAGCCCGGCTGCAGCAGGCTGAAGAAGAAGGCGTGAAGCCTGGCACGATCTGGTTTGTTGGAGAGACTTCTGTACACGGAAGCAGTGAGAGGCTTGCTCCGCTGGCAGAACATGTCTCTGTACGGGCAGTGCCTTATGAACTGGAGGGCCGCTGGGCAGGCTTCCTCGCCGGAGAGCGGCTGCTTACCGAAAGTGACGACCTGCACGGGCTAATCCCCAATTATACCCAACTATCCGAAGCCGAAGCCAATCTGCGCCGTAGCAGTGAAGGGGGCGGGACAAAACTATGA
- the rimI gene encoding ribosomal protein S18-alanine N-acetyltransferase encodes MTDSEPNKDLGAELVFRLMKLEDIPDILVIEREAFTMPWTEEAFRNELTHNHFAKYMVMELHGHIIGYAGMWAIVDEAHVTNIAVLEAYRGRKWGDRLLEELMRTAGFLGMKSITLEVRVSNEVAQNLYRKKGFRPAGTRKGYYSDNREDALIMWADLPDYGEQGLMEGSVD; translated from the coding sequence ATGACGGATTCAGAGCCGAACAAAGACCTGGGAGCGGAGCTTGTGTTCCGCCTGATGAAGCTTGAAGATATTCCCGATATCCTTGTCATTGAGCGCGAAGCTTTTACCATGCCGTGGACGGAAGAAGCGTTCCGCAATGAGCTGACGCATAATCATTTTGCCAAATATATGGTGATGGAGCTGCACGGGCATATCATCGGATACGCCGGAATGTGGGCCATTGTAGACGAGGCTCATGTAACAAATATTGCTGTTCTTGAAGCTTACCGGGGACGCAAATGGGGCGACCGGCTGCTGGAAGAGCTGATGAGGACGGCCGGATTTTTGGGCATGAAGTCCATTACGCTGGAGGTACGGGTCTCGAATGAGGTGGCCCAGAATTTATATCGCAAAAAAGGTTTCCGGCCTGCCGGCACCCGCAAAGGCTATTACTCGGACAACCGTGAGGATGCGCTGATCATGTGGGCGGATTTGCCGGATTACGGGGAGCAGGGCCTGATGGAAGGAAGCGTGGACTAA
- the tsaD gene encoding tRNA (adenosine(37)-N6)-threonylcarbamoyltransferase complex transferase subunit TsaD: MKTETGADKPVLILAIETSCDETSVAVIKDGSEVLSNIISSQIETHRAFGGVVPEVASRKHVEVITLVVEEALAAAKVDPQELAAVAVTQGPGLVGALLVGVVAAKSLALAWDKPLIGTHHIAGHIYANRLVKELQYPNMTLVVSGGHTELVHMEREGEFRIIGRTRDDAVGEAYDKVARALGFPYPGGPHVDRLAREAAEAVPLPRVWLEPDSYDFSFSGLKSAVLNVVNQSKMKGLTPDIAGIARGFQESVVEVLVEKAVRAVKANKAKQLLLCGGVAANKGLREALVSRCELEGIELIVPPPVYCTDNAAMIGAAAYVKWRHDGDIPLDMAADPGLSLEKWSVSAY; this comes from the coding sequence ATGAAGACAGAGACGGGCGCTGACAAGCCTGTGCTTATATTAGCTATAGAAACCAGCTGTGACGAAACATCTGTAGCGGTGATCAAAGACGGGAGCGAAGTGCTCTCGAATATTATTTCAAGCCAGATCGAAACACACCGCGCCTTTGGCGGGGTAGTCCCCGAGGTGGCCTCCCGCAAGCATGTGGAAGTGATAACCCTGGTCGTTGAAGAAGCGCTGGCCGCAGCGAAGGTGGATCCGCAGGAGCTGGCGGCAGTAGCAGTTACCCAGGGGCCCGGACTGGTCGGAGCGCTGCTGGTCGGCGTTGTAGCAGCCAAAAGCCTGGCTCTCGCCTGGGACAAGCCGCTGATCGGCACCCATCATATTGCCGGGCATATTTATGCCAACCGGCTGGTCAAAGAGCTGCAGTATCCGAACATGACGCTGGTGGTGTCCGGCGGACACACAGAGCTTGTCCATATGGAGCGTGAAGGGGAATTCCGGATTATCGGACGCACCCGTGATGACGCCGTTGGTGAAGCTTATGATAAAGTGGCACGGGCTCTTGGCTTTCCCTATCCCGGTGGTCCCCATGTGGACCGTCTGGCCCGCGAGGCGGCTGAAGCAGTGCCTTTGCCGCGTGTCTGGCTGGAGCCGGATTCCTATGACTTCAGCTTCAGCGGTCTGAAGTCCGCCGTGCTGAATGTAGTTAACCAGAGCAAGATGAAGGGCCTTACGCCGGATATTGCCGGAATTGCCCGCGGCTTTCAGGAGTCGGTTGTCGAGGTGCTTGTGGAGAAGGCCGTCCGCGCAGTAAAGGCGAATAAAGCTAAGCAGCTGCTCCTCTGCGGCGGGGTTGCAGCGAATAAAGGATTACGCGAAGCGCTGGTCTCCCGCTGCGAGTTGGAAGGGATCGAACTGATTGTTCCGCCGCCGGTATATTGTACTGACAATGCGGCAATGATTGGCGCCGCAGCCTATGTAAAATGGCGGCATGACGGTGACATTCCGCTGGATATGGCGGCAGATCCGGGACTTTCGCTGGAGAAATGGTCAGTATCCGCCTATTGA